AGCACACGGCGGTACTTCGCGCCGGCGACGCCGTGGTCGCGGAGCATCTTCGAGCGCTCGTCCTCCGGCAGGAGGTACCACTCGTAGGAGCGGACGAACGGGTACACCGTGATCCACGCCTCGGGGTCCTTGCCGCGGAGGAACGCGGGGGTGTGCCGCTTGTTGAACTCGGCCTCGCGGTGCATGGCCATGGCGTGCCAGACCGGCTCGGCGTCTCGGAAGAGCGGGGTGCGACGGATCTCGCGGAGCACGGCCTGGATCGCCTGTGCGTCGTCGCCGTGGAGCCAGATCATGACGTCGGCGTCGGCACGGAAGCCGGAGACGTCGTAGAAGCCGCGGATCGTGACGCCGCGGTCGGCCGCGGCGGACACGACGCCGTCGAGCTCGGCGACAC
This is a stretch of genomic DNA from Curtobacterium sp. 458. It encodes these proteins:
- the hemQ gene encoding hydrogen peroxide-dependent heme synthase, which gives rise to MSSTVPAPGDAHETDPASGIDPNLLTAYALWAVVRRPVGAVTPVGDDGVAELDGVVSAAADRGVTIRGFYDVSGFRADADVMIWLHGDDAQAIQAVLREIRRTPLFRDAEPVWHAMAMHREAEFNKRHTPAFLRGKDPEAWITVYPFVRSYEWYLLPEDERSKMLRDHGVAGAKYRRVLTNTIATFALSDYEWILPLESPDLVDLVDLMRDLRYTEARLHVREEVPFYTGRRVTTAELPEVLS